One window of the Chryseotalea sp. WA131a genome contains the following:
- a CDS encoding GIY-YIG nuclease family protein, with the protein MSSNKKKISLDDIFQDDDFGLLESTAKTSNVKSEDDRLVDSFEEINGFVDKNGREPNTSSMSEYGLLARLKNIRQNEQQKVILKPFDRHNLLGEVEILKTNIDDILSDDDFGLLETDSDLSIFKYKHISKEDERAEADFVAQRKPLKESEFKPYEAMFQKVHREIKEGKRKVLPFRNTEKNLHVGDFYLIDGVMLYLKEANLEKTFWETSGGRERIEGRTFTIFENGTYSNMLFRSLGKQIQKNGKLITNTYEEINAELYVNSGMVKEEDIQTGWIYVLKSKSLHPEISKIKDLYKIGFSTSPLEQRIKNAKNEATYLYAEVIKVASYACYNRNAEKLEQLLHRFFAETCLNVDIEIIKGKRITPREWFVVPFDEIEKAIELILNEQIVNYRYDKDLKKIVVK; encoded by the coding sequence ATGAGCAGCAATAAGAAAAAAATATCATTAGACGACATCTTCCAGGATGATGATTTTGGCTTGCTGGAGTCAACGGCAAAAACATCAAACGTGAAAAGTGAAGATGACCGCTTAGTTGATTCGTTTGAAGAAATTAATGGCTTTGTTGATAAAAACGGAAGAGAACCGAATACATCAAGCATGTCTGAATATGGGCTTTTAGCTCGACTTAAAAACATTAGGCAAAACGAACAACAGAAAGTCATTTTAAAGCCATTTGACCGTCATAATCTTTTAGGAGAAGTGGAAATTCTCAAAACAAATATTGATGATATTTTAAGTGATGACGACTTTGGCTTACTAGAAACTGATAGTGACTTGTCAATTTTTAAATACAAGCATATTTCGAAGGAAGATGAAAGAGCTGAAGCAGATTTTGTTGCACAAAGAAAGCCATTGAAAGAGTCAGAGTTTAAGCCCTACGAAGCTATGTTTCAAAAAGTACATCGGGAAATAAAGGAGGGGAAACGTAAGGTTCTTCCTTTCAGAAATACCGAAAAGAATTTACACGTAGGCGATTTTTACTTGATTGACGGAGTAATGCTTTACTTAAAGGAAGCTAATCTTGAGAAGACCTTTTGGGAGACATCAGGAGGCCGTGAACGGATTGAAGGTCGGACTTTCACAATCTTTGAAAACGGAACATATAGTAATATGCTTTTTCGTTCCCTAGGAAAGCAAATTCAAAAGAATGGTAAACTGATTACGAATACTTACGAAGAAATAAATGCTGAACTCTATGTGAATTCAGGGATGGTTAAAGAGGAAGATATTCAAACCGGGTGGATATATGTACTTAAATCAAAATCACTTCATCCTGAAATTTCAAAAATCAAAGACCTATACAAAATAGGGTTTTCAACTTCTCCGCTTGAACAAAGGATTAAAAACGCAAAAAATGAAGCGACTTATTTGTATGCGGAGGTAATTAAAGTCGCAAGTTACGCGTGCTACAACAGGAACGCAGAGAAACTAGAGCAACTTCTTCATAGATTTTTTGCAGAAACTTGCCTTAATGTTGACATTGAAATCATTAAAGGAAAACGAATCACACCGAGAGAATGGTTTGTAGTTCCGTTTGATGAAATAGAAAAAGCTATTGAATTGATTTTGAATGAGCAAATAGTTAACTATCGGTATGATAAGGACCTTAAGAAAATTGTAGTTAAATAA
- a CDS encoding DEAD/DEAH box helicase yields the protein MPDLIKVEYGQTGKSKKTNALGMREMQERAYGARTAQYLLIKAPPASGKSRALMFIALDKLNNQGIKKAIIAVPEKSIGASFSSTELKKFGFYEDWTVSPKYNLCTAGTDKSKVKTFLQFLESSDSILICTHATLRFAFEGLDEKKLNDTLIAIDEFHHVSSDGDNRLGEVMKGIMSKSNAHIVAMTGSYFRGDNVPVLLPEIEAKFTKVTYTYYEQLNGYEFLKSLGIGYHFYTGRYFKKQPDKQMSALEEILDEKKKTIIHIPSVNSAESSREKYEEVGHIMDALGDLEYQDEKTGVLFVKSKRSGKLLKIADLVNDNPNERDKISAYLRKVNSPEDIDIIIALGMAKEGFDWPFCEHALTIGYRGSLTEIIQIIGRATRDSNNKTHAQFTNLIAQPEAETDEVKVAVNNMLKAITASLLMEQVLAPNFKFKLKDDDNPEGEKNDDESTIRIRGFKLPTSQRAKDIIESDLNDLKARILQDDQMLKAMPGNVEPEVINTVLIPKIIREVYPDLSEADVEAVRQHVVVDSVIKNSVIEEQGGKKFVRMANSFVNIDDIHIDLIDQVNPFQKAFEILSKSVTTHILKLIDEHIQSIKIEMTEEEAIMLWPKIKEWIGRTGEAPNLQSYDPKEKRMAEAVIFLRELKRQRALNEQQ from the coding sequence CTCAACAATCAGGGAATTAAAAAAGCCATCATTGCTGTTCCTGAAAAATCAATTGGTGCTTCATTTAGTTCAACCGAGCTAAAGAAGTTTGGCTTTTATGAAGATTGGACAGTAAGCCCCAAATACAATTTATGCACGGCAGGCACAGACAAAAGCAAAGTAAAAACGTTTCTGCAATTCTTAGAAAGCAGCGATAGTATTTTGATTTGTACACATGCCACGTTGCGTTTTGCTTTTGAAGGGCTGGACGAAAAGAAATTGAATGATACCTTGATTGCCATTGATGAGTTTCACCACGTTTCATCTGATGGTGATAATCGGTTGGGCGAAGTAATGAAGGGCATAATGTCAAAATCAAACGCTCACATTGTCGCCATGACGGGCTCATATTTTCGAGGCGACAATGTGCCCGTATTACTTCCTGAAATTGAGGCCAAGTTCACAAAAGTTACCTACACCTATTATGAACAGTTAAACGGCTATGAATTTTTAAAATCGTTGGGAATTGGCTACCACTTTTACACAGGTCGTTATTTCAAAAAGCAGCCCGACAAACAAATGTCGGCATTGGAAGAAATCTTAGATGAAAAGAAAAAAACCATCATTCATATTCCGAGTGTGAACTCTGCCGAATCATCAAGAGAAAAATATGAAGAGGTAGGCCACATTATGGATGCCTTAGGCGATTTGGAATATCAGGATGAAAAAACAGGCGTGCTATTTGTCAAAAGCAAACGCTCTGGAAAGCTGCTTAAAATTGCCGATTTGGTAAATGACAATCCAAACGAGCGAGATAAGATTTCAGCTTATCTGCGTAAAGTAAATTCACCGGAAGATATTGATATCATCATTGCCCTTGGCATGGCGAAGGAAGGCTTTGACTGGCCATTTTGTGAACATGCATTAACCATAGGTTACAGAGGTTCATTAACAGAAATAATCCAAATTATTGGCCGCGCAACACGAGACAGCAACAACAAAACGCACGCACAATTCACGAACCTAATTGCACAACCGGAAGCTGAAACGGATGAGGTGAAAGTGGCGGTAAATAATATGTTGAAAGCCATTACCGCCTCTCTATTAATGGAACAAGTACTTGCGCCTAATTTCAAATTCAAATTGAAGGATGACGACAATCCTGAAGGCGAAAAAAATGACGATGAAAGCACGATAAGAATCAGAGGTTTTAAGTTGCCTACATCTCAACGTGCAAAAGATATTATTGAAAGTGACTTAAACGATTTGAAAGCCCGGATTTTGCAAGACGACCAAATGTTGAAAGCAATGCCCGGCAATGTTGAGCCCGAAGTAATCAATACAGTTTTAATTCCAAAAATCATTCGGGAAGTGTACCCTGATTTGAGTGAGGCTGATGTAGAAGCCGTTCGCCAGCATGTAGTTGTAGATTCAGTAATTAAAAACAGTGTTATTGAAGAACAGGGCGGAAAGAAATTTGTGCGCATGGCAAATAGCTTTGTGAATATAGATGACATTCATATTGACTTGATTGACCAGGTAAACCCATTTCAAAAGGCATTTGAGATTTTATCAAAATCAGTAACCACTCACATATTGAAATTGATTGATGAGCATATTCAATCCATCAAAATCGAAATGACAGAAGAGGAAGCTATTATGCTTTGGCCTAAAATAAAAGAGTGGATTGGTCGAACAGGGGAAGCGCCAAATCTTCAATCGTATGACCCAAAAGAAAAGCGAATGGCAGAGGCGGTCATATTTTTACGTGAATTAAAAAGACAAAGAGCATTGAATGAGCAGCAATAA